The DNA segment ATGGATTGGCGGATTGTGATGTAAATATTATCGCAAATCGGTCGCAAATTTTCTGTTGTAAAACATTTCAAATCTTCTGTCGCCAAAACCGTTGCAAACATGTTTCGTTGCAAAAACCTTTCCTGATATACAATGCTCTTTCTGTTAAAAAATTAATGGCGAATGCTATGTGGTCGAAATAATGATTACTTAGGACCATAATGATGAGCATACAATACAACTATCTATTTAACTAACATTTCAACTTTTTAAAAGAAATCGATTTTCGAATCACTGAGTATTAAGATTACACTCTAGTCAACTTTCAATCAACTTGAACATTTCATATTTGTTATttaattttagagtaaattgtcattttagtccctaaggtttggtccaaattgccattttaatccaaataattttttttctcctctgggtctctgacttttccattttttttgccattttgatcatattgcctaactcagtctaaaatCTAGTTATAACTAGtggtatttttggcataactgttgtgtagtgataaccatggtagtttacaacataatttataatctcataataatttaatgccaaaaatacccctaattataacctggtttttaaactaagttagacaatgtgatcaaaatgacaagaaaaaggaaaagtcagggacccgagaaaaaaaaaactatttgaactaaaatgacaatttggacaaaaactcaggaactaaaatggcaatttgttcttaattttatttgactccTTATAGTACGGTACGTATTTTATTAAATCCCACTTTCCAACTTAAAGCATCCGATATCCATCTTTCCAATTTCCTATAATTACGAAGAAAGTTCCTATACACCTAACTCTTTGACTTTCCTAAACAAATTGTTCATACCCATTACAAATAAATACTACAGAGTAGAGACCAGTGTGAACTTTGAAACATAATCAGCGACCCTTAAGTATTTGTGTGTGCTGGATTTTGACCCTGATAAATGGTTGTTGTAAAGATATCCGACACCAGATCCGTGTAGGTTCCGCCATATATAGGACTTGGAACTTTGTTAGCTGCGTTTTTTCACAAGTACAGTTTATCATGGAATATACGTCAACAAATGTTAAATGCTAATATCTTTAGTTATATATTGAAATACGTCAAAAATATTAAATACTAATTGGTTTCGCAATGAAAATGTTTTGTGATGGACTAGCGACGGACAGAACCGTCACAATAAGTACGCTCACACCGGGAGGAAACAAGTTTGTCATGAGTTCATTTATTTTAActttttagttaatttttttttttgaacggcaaatttggatcactgacagaCTACTGGAGTAtaatcgtgccaccagcagaaccacccgatcatatccatctccactaggcaataatgcttatataccaattcaggaggaaacccaatttATTAACTTTTTAGTTAATAAATCTGTCTCGAAGTACAAAATATTTACCCTAATTGTTGACAAAAAAGGTCATTGTTCTCCACTAGACCATAATGACTAGAAATATTTAGATTTGGAAATTACATCCATATAGAAGGTAAATGAGCAACAAGGTGCGCCCCTACCTTTTTTAATAGCAAAACTAAGCTTTTTAAAAAACTATATCTATCAATCTCGGGGTCAGAGTACTTTTTATAAATTAAATCATTTTCTTCAGGATAACATAATATAAATTTGAGCTTACTAAATTCAATGATTCATTACCAACTCTTCACTTAATTATGATTTCTTGTTGATGCTCATGTGCAAGTTGTCTGGCATCTTCCAGCTGCTGAGAATCTATGTTCGACACATTGCAAGGTCTACTCTTTGACTTCTTATGCTCCACTTGTTTACATTATGTTTAGTCAAggatatttaaaaataaaataataataataatacagaTATTTTGAGTTTAAAATTAAACTCCTTGTTATCATGTTGTATACAAAAGTAGGGAGCCTGCTAATGTCTTTATTATCAACCAATAtgaatgctcatttttcattttcttatttcTCTTCTTGTCACTTATGTTTACTTGGTTTTCTAGCCTTGTTTAGCATCTCCTTGACTGATCAAAACTCCGATCATGTATTTTGCATTGAGGGCGAGAGACAAGCACTTCTCCGGTTTAagaacggtctcactgatgaaaCAAATCGACTTAATTCATGGGTTGATAAGGAGAGAGACTGTTGTAGTTGGGTTGGGATTGTTTGTGATAATTCTACCGGTCATGTCCATCGGATTCATCTTCCTGGACCTGATGATCATTGTAATTTTGAAGATTATGGTACCCCGAAAGAATATGAAGAAGCATCAAAGCAAAGGCTGAAAGGGGATATAAATCCATCCTTGTTGGACCTAAAGCAACTCAAGCATTTGGATTTGAGCTGCAATGATTTTGGAGGGATCCAAGTTCCTAAATTCATTGGTTCTCTTGAAAATCTAAAGTATCTTAACTTATCGAGTTCCAACTTTGGTGGAACTATCCCTCCTCAACTGGGGAATCTCTCGGAGTTGCACGTCCTTGCTCTTGGAAGTTTCCACAATCGTTTTGTCCCAATAAAAACAATCACGTGGAATATGCAATGGTTGTCAGGTCTTCGTTGGTTGCATCATCTGGATATGAGTGGCGTAAACCTTAGCGAAGCAACCGACTGGCATCAGGTGATTAACACCCTACCGTCTTTGGTCGAACTACATTTGTCTAATTGTGAACTCCCACATATACAACCTCACGTTCCTAGTCTTAATCTCACATCCCTTTCTTTTCTTGATCTTTCTTTTAACGATTTTAACAGTCCAATGCCATCATGGATATTCAAGTTAACTAATCTAGTTTCACTGGATTTAAGTGGGTGTAACATCCATGGCATTATTTCTAGTAGTAATTATAGCTTCCGTAATTTGACTTCGCTCAAGTTTCTTTATATCTATGGGTACGATTTTATGAATTCTCCATTACTGTTTGAAGAGTTGTCTAGTAGTAAACTCATCTCATTGTATATTAGTTCTTGTAGTGTTTCAAGTTTACTTCTCAATTCACTTCGAAACTTAACTTCTCTTCGTAGTCTTGACCTTTCATACAATCAACTCACCAAGAAAGTACCTAAATCATTGGGTAACCTttgtaacttgaaagaaattgATTTATCAGGTAACCATTTTGgtcaaattagtttaacaaaccTTCTTGAAAGTTTTTTTGATTGTGAATCACCTCGTTTGGAGTCATTATCCATAAGCAACTCGGAACTTTCTAGTCCCATTCCATCTGTGATCGGACGTTTATCATCATTGCAGAAGTTATATATGTCAGATAATCGAATTGAAGGCAGCCTTCCTGATAGCCTTGGTCAACTTTCCAAGCTAAGCACTTTAGATTTTTCTTACAATTCGATGACGGGTGTTGTGTCGGAAGCTCACTTTGCCAAACTAGTGACCTTGAATTATTTGGATGGTACAGGCAACAACTTAACCTTAAGACTGCAAGTTGCAAACTGGATTCCCCCTTTCAAGTTGCAGTTCTTACGTTTGAACTCTTGGCATTTGGGCCCCCAATTTCCACTTTGGCTTCAATTTCAAAGGAACTTAAGTCACTTGGACATAAGCAACACACGCATATCTTCACAAATTCCTGAGTCATTTTTCGGATCGTTCCCTAATCTATCTTATTTAGATATGTCAGATAATCAAATTCAAGGAATGTTAACGTTTCCGGGTATCCCATCAACAATTGAAGTACTTGTTTTGAACTCTAATGAGTTTTCCGGATCATTGCATCATTTGCTGTGTTCCGATGGTGTGAAACAGACAAGGGATCTTAATTTGGGAAATAATCATTTATCGGGTGTCATTCCGGAGTGTTGGGAAAAGTGGCCGGATTTAGTACTATTGAACTTGGAGAACAACAATCTGTCTGGTGAGATTCCAAGAACATTGAGCTCTACGTCTTCCCTACAGTTCTTGAGCATGTATGGGAACATAATATCAGGAAGTTTACCTTCTTCTCTAATGACCTTATCAAACTTAAAAATTCTTCAACTTGGCAGAAATAAACTTGTTGGAAACATTCCAACATCAATTGGAACAAAGCTCACATTTTTGAGAATTCTCAACCTTAGATCTAACAATTTCAATGGAAATATTCCTCAAGAGTTATGTTATCTTTCACACATACAGATACTGGATCTCTCTCGTAACAACCTCTCTGGAAATATTCCAAGATGCTTCAACAACTTTAGCGTCCTTTCGGGTAAAGAAACTAATTCAGATGTACAGTTTTctttttatgttggttttgcgtCATTTGTTGCTATTGTTGGTGATTCATTTGTTACGAAGGGAAGAGAGGAAACATATAGCAGCATTCTTCCACTAGTGATGTTGTTAGACCTTTCAAGTAACAGTCTCGTGGGACACATTCCCAACGAACTAACGTCCCTCTTCAAGTTAAAATCATTGAATTTATCAAGAAATCAATTGAGTGGAAGCATCCCAGAGAAGATCGGAGACATGAAAGAACTTATATCGTTAGATTTATCAGTAAACAGGCTTTCTGGGGATCTTCCCATAAGCTTGTCAAGGTTGAATTTCTTGAGTAGCTTCAACGTGTCATACAACAATTTGATAGGAAGAGTTCCAACAAGTACTCAAATTCAGAGCTTCAATGAGTCCAGCTTCTTTGGAAACAAACTTTGTGGAGCTCCTGTAACTAATAGTTGTGTACTAGTTGAAGTACCCACTCAAAATAAACAAGAAAAAAGAGAAGACCATGGAATAGATATGGGATTGATTATTACCATAGTCGTTGGATTTGTTACTGGGTTTTGGATCATTGTGGCTCCATTGATGTTCAGCAATTCATGGAGGAATGTATATTTCCGTTACTTAAGTAAATTGATCAAGATACGTGGTTTATGATGTTATGCATAAGTAAGTTGTGATATGTTTCCTAGTGATGTAAAAAAGCCTTGGTTTTATACATGTTTTTCTTTGAAATATGCACcctttgtattaaattatatTACAAACTTCTACTTGTGATGGGTATATAATGTTGTCTTGCTTTGTGTAAGTAAATTTTCTTCAAAATATTGATCATAGATAAGATCGGTTGGGGTGTAATCACATTCTTGGGGTTGACTTTGGTCCGAATCATGTAACTAAACAACCCGTCCTTTGTTTCACTATTTTGACTTTCTATTCCGGTTTGCTTTTGTTGGTTTTAAAAAGAATTAAATTGCCCATGGCTTATAGCCTACGATATCTTCGATTCCCATAAAAAGGGGTTTTCCCCACATTTATTAGATTTTCTATGGAATtcgtgtataggcattattgtctagttgcctagtggagatggatattaTCCATAGGGGtttttttcccagatttattgggtttcctacTGAATctgtgtataggcattattgtctAGCGGAGATAGATATGATCGTTGGTTCCGCTGGTGACACTATAATACTCCAAtgatccgtcagtgatccaaatttacagttaaaaaacagaaaaagaaTTAAATTGATTTACAAAACACACCTTATGAAATTCTGTCTCAAAAAAACTAAAGAAATATTTTTCTTAACATAGGGTATTAATATGGGCAAAAAAATGGTGTATCAAATATAAAGTTTATCAAACTAGCATATCTGAATAGAGTGGTGCCGTTCTGTAACAAAACCATAGGACATGTCAAGAAGATTTGCAATTgacaaaaatattatattatatatataacaattgTGAGAAGCTTTTCTATCAGCCAATGTCAAGGTTTTTTGTTCAAgtgtttttctcttttttttataCCTCATGACTTTCAGCATTGGAATTTAcaccttttattttttttaaaaacttcgTAAAATGTCATTCTAATCAACCAGAGCCGGCCCAATAGCATGTTAAACCAAGATCTGGGCCTAGGGCTTCCACATTTTTGGGGCctcctttcttttttttttgaaaaagttcGATATGTGTTTTATAGTCTGGATATTAGGTAGACTTTGACAAATATAACATACAGTGCTCTGTACTTTAGCGGTAAAGCTTTCACATTTTGtgttatgttttttttcttttttttttattttcaaggcCCAATAGAGAAACctaatttagtttaattattttaaaaaagaTTGGGCCCTAAAAGAATTTATAATCAGGCCTCAATGTTAAGTTGCTTTTGTCTTGCCCAACTCTTTTAATTTAGGGTTCCAGATGAAACGATCGGTAGAGACGACCATTGAAATGAACAacattttgttatttttttaaagatacTTATGATATTTTTTTGGCAATGTTCACCACAGGCAATAGCTCAATCGAGAATTCTAACTTCTACATTCATGACCTCAATggttttctctctctttttttacTACTGTTATTTGACTAGCTTACTACTAACTTATTCTAAATGTTTTGTGTAAGATAATGGATATATTGTTTTTTAAACTTACTGTTCCGTTCCTTTATTTTTGTCAGTTATCTattaaaaaaggttaaaaaaccCGAACCAATTCGGCACTTTTCTGCCAAGTAAGTTGCTTTTTTTTGTTTTCTACTTTATACGTGTGAAAGATTTCCTTGATATGTATTATCTATATTTATAACAACTATATGTTGATGACTGCCATAGAAAATTAGAGGAATAGAGGTGATTATATGGGGTTTCTAGCTAGTTAGCTTCtcccttttgttttttttttttttttgtttttacacAATTTAGGATCTTAACAAAATAATCATTTTTTTTCTACCGGAAGGGCTCCGCTAGTATCATCCGCTTAGGGCCTCCAAATAGCTTGAACCGGCCCTGCCACGGCCGGCCCAATAATGTAATGAGGCTAGGCAAGAGCCTAGGGCCACCAAAAATTAGGGCCTCCATTTCTAAATCTAAATCTAATAAAAGGTTTCATAAAATGCCATTTGTCAATTTCTAATGCAAAAGACTCCATAAAATGCTACTTGTTAATTTCTAATGCAATTGAACTTTTAAAATACAAGTTATAATTTTGTCAATAAGCTTTTTAAATTCTaccaaaaaaacacaaaattttAACTAAATTCTGGATTTTTTCTCAAATCACGAATGAAGAtatcaaaaataaaaaacacaatTATCTTTCTCATCAATTTCTGAAATTTTCTCAAATCACCACAGAACAATTTTGAAAATCACGACAGAAGAAAAAAAGTCAAATGCGATTATCTTTTCCATTTTCCAATTTTGAAAATAACGAcagaagaaaaaaaatcaaaaactattATCTTTTCCTTTTTCCAAAAACCATTATCTATTTTTTTCCAATTTTGAAAGTAATAATGAAATTGgtttatatttttaattaatcAACAAGTAACTAGATTTACACTGGTTTTTAAATTGGATTTGGTTTATATTTCTTAATGAATCAACAAGTAATagatttattttagtttttaaattAGAATTTAAAAACCGTAATTAGACCCTCTTTAAACTCCTACAATTGAACTGCTCCTCTTTGTAGCTTCACATAAACTCTCATAATCACCACGACCTCTCTATGCAACTTAACGCACATCAGGTAAGTTTTCTAATCTCTATTGTCTATGTAATCATAATTCTCGGTTTTATCACTATCATATGTGATTCCATATATAATATCGTGTTCACAAACATACTTATATCATATGTATTTTAATTGTATGCATGAAATTCCTTATCTAGATTTACCTATTTCGCTCAAGGTTACCAATTAATTATTTATTACAGTGAGAAACCCTTATCGGTAATGATGGTGATCGCGTTGACACATCTTATCCATAAGTAATATTTGATAAAAGTCAAGAATTTGCTATGTAAGATAGGGTTGTTTCTGAAAGAACCAGTTTTTACGCATGACCAATAATATATggcattcatcatcatcatcatcatcatcattgtcatcatcatcatcatcataatactCAGTATATtgttagaaaaggaaaaaaataatttAGAGAAAATTATTGATTCCTCAAGATCGTTTCCATATTTATCAAAAGTTTTTTTCTTCTTTATTAAGTCTTGTAAAGCCTATAAATAAAGGCTGGTTCTTATGTTTTGTATGGAAGAATTATATCAATAAAGTTTCAGTTCTTTTGATTATTCTTCCTCATCTCTGATTATCATTttcaacatggtatcagagcagagttATGATCCGTGAGAATTCTGTTCGTCAAtctcaaaccaaaaccaaaatcgtTCAACAAACCTCAAacaaatcgattttgtcaaactCCCCAACGAAGATTCATTCTTCATCCACGAAGATTCTGTCTTCGTGTTCGTCTTCATCAAACAGTTCCCCAACGAACCTTTCAACCGACGAATTTTTCAACCCACGAACAATTCAAGCCCACGGGCCACGACCTTCAATTCCGCTGCCACGAAATTCTGCTGCCACGAACCTTTCAGCCAGCGAGCCCTAACCCTTCTTTAACCTCAGTCAAAAACTCTGCAACTCCGGTCCAGAAACTGTAGAACCACAAGACAATGGCGGCTCAGGCTGTAGAGGGCGCAGCAGTGACGGCTCTGCGAACAGTATTCCAGCGTGTTCGTCAGGCGGCAGAGAGATCCGGTCGGGTGGCCGATGACGTGCGTGTGGTGGCAGTCAGCAAGACCAAACCTGTATCTCTCATTCGCCGAGTCTACGATGCCGGACACCGCTGTTTCGGGGAAAACTATGTTCAAGAATTCATCGAAAAGGCTCCTCAGCTTCCTCAAGACATCGACTGGCACTTTATTGGGCATTTACAGAGCAATAAAGCAAAATCCCTTATTGCGGCTGTTCCAAATCTATCAATGGTCCAAGGCGTAGATAATGA comes from the Helianthus annuus cultivar XRQ/B chromosome 4, HanXRQr2.0-SUNRISE, whole genome shotgun sequence genome and includes:
- the LOC110932928 gene encoding receptor-like protein EIX2, producing MNAHFSFSYFSSCHLCLLGFLALFSISLTDQNSDHVFCIEGERQALLRFKNGLTDETNRLNSWVDKERDCCSWVGIVCDNSTGHVHRIHLPGPDDHCNFEDYGTPKEYEEASKQRLKGDINPSLLDLKQLKHLDLSCNDFGGIQVPKFIGSLENLKYLNLSSSNFGGTIPPQLGNLSELHVLALGSFHNRFVPIKTITWNMQWLSGLRWLHHLDMSGVNLSEATDWHQVINTLPSLVELHLSNCELPHIQPHVPSLNLTSLSFLDLSFNDFNSPMPSWIFKLTNLVSLDLSGCNIHGIISSSNYSFRNLTSLKFLYIYGYDFMNSPLLFEELSSSKLISLYISSCSVSSLLLNSLRNLTSLRSLDLSYNQLTKKVPKSLGNLCNLKEIDLSGNHFGQISLTNLLESFFDCESPRLESLSISNSELSSPIPSVIGRLSSLQKLYMSDNRIEGSLPDSLGQLSKLSTLDFSYNSMTGVVSEAHFAKLVTLNYLDGTGNNLTLRLQVANWIPPFKLQFLRLNSWHLGPQFPLWLQFQRNLSHLDISNTRISSQIPESFFGSFPNLSYLDMSDNQIQGMLTFPGIPSTIEVLVLNSNEFSGSLHHLLCSDGVKQTRDLNLGNNHLSGVIPECWEKWPDLVLLNLENNNLSGEIPRTLSSTSSLQFLSMYGNIISGSLPSSLMTLSNLKILQLGRNKLVGNIPTSIGTKLTFLRILNLRSNNFNGNIPQELCYLSHIQILDLSRNNLSGNIPRCFNNFSVLSGKETNSDVQFSFYVGFASFVAIVGDSFVTKGREETYSSILPLVMLLDLSSNSLVGHIPNELTSLFKLKSLNLSRNQLSGSIPEKIGDMKELISLDLSVNRLSGDLPISLSRLNFLSSFNVSYNNLIGRVPTSTQIQSFNESSFFGNKLCGAPVTNSCVLVEVPTQNKQEKREDHGIDMGLIITIVVGFVTGFWIIVAPLMFSNSWRNVYFRYLSKLIKIRGL
- the LOC110934384 gene encoding pyridoxal phosphate homeostasis protein-like — protein: MAAQAVEGAAVTALRTVFQRVRQAAERSGRVADDVRVVAVSKTKPVSLIRRVYDAGHRCFGENYVQEFIEKAPQLPQDIDWHFIGHLQSNKAKSLIAAVPNLSMVQGVDNEKIANHLDRAVSSIGRKPLPVMVQVKTGKLVRGTQRSRKRHIV